The region ACCTGGTGCGTTTCTCCCTCCCTGATTGCCCCGAGTCCATGAGCTACACGAGCCCACTCAGCTGGAGTCAAGAAGCGGTGCGGAATGTTTGTGCCTGGCTTTTGGCGTCCCTGTCCCTGTGGAGGTCTCGAAGTGACCGGGTTGCCACTTCCGGGACGGCCCGTAGCAACTGGGATGCCAGAGGGTTTGTCGGATTTGTAAAAGCTCTCGCCTGTCTCTGATCGCTGGTCGCCTTTCAGGCCGTGAAGACTCAGGCGACTGGGGTCTCTGGAGAGAGAGGCCATGCCTTGGGAAATGGACATGGAAAGGAGGGGAAAATACAAAATATTAACAGAGTCCTGTTGGAGAGAATCAACAAGTCGCCAAATGCCCAAAACAGCTGGTTACAGCGGAGGTAGGAGGTCGAGTGTAGTCAAGAAACCAACCTCTGGCAATCAAATCAGTCGGGCGTGTCCATTTTGCCCAGGCATGTTTGTCAAGCACAGCTGGCGACGGAAACTGGACAAGAGGAAAGCGCGAAGAAGGGGCCATCTATCGCTTCGGAGCCGACGAAGGAAATGAGACCGAAAGGGAAGGCTTTGAAGTAGGATGTCGAAACACCACAGTTCAAAGGCGGCTCCTTCTAAGTCTCAGAAACTCAACAGACGGTCCAGCTTTTTGAGAAGCAACCACCAGCTGGCGGGAGAAGTTGCAGGCGCGTCATTGCATGATCTGATCTGAGGAGGCAGCATGAAACAAGCCCAGATCTGACAACTCATTTCCCAACCCGTTTTTAGCAGCAGTATTGGACCTGAGGTTAGAACTGAGGTCATCAAGCTTCTCGGTAAAGCAACTCTTTGGACTGCTTGCcatatgatgatgatggcgacaGAGGCAGGAACCTTGATGGCTGGTTAGAAAGGGGAAAGTGGGGTGGAGCTTGGAATCAAGGTGGGATGGCTCACCGCCTGGCAGAATCACAAAAATGTTGGTGGCTCAGGGTCCAGGCAAGTCTCTTGTCAGAGGAATAATGAATTGACAGCTCCGCTCGCGACTTACATGGCAGTAACTTGTCACCGATGCGCCTGAGCCTGTTCTCGGCCTCCTATCGATCCATAGTCGGCAATTTCTACCGACCACGACGATCATACTACCTGCCTCACGTCTCGGCCTTCCCCCTGTTTAAACGCACCCACAGCGTTCTTTGCGCCATGTCCGACGACGAGCTTCCGGGCCTCGATGCCACGCCGGCCAACGGTCAGAGAATCAAGCACGACAACGTGATCTATACCACAGTGAAGGAAGGGCTCGCGCATATTCTCGTCCCCGAACAGAAAGATGCCAAGGATGGCCAGGAGGTGCAACAGGTCTTTTACAACCCAATCCAGCAATTCAACCGAGACTTGACAGTTCTGGCAATGAAGGCATatggaaaggaaaaggtgAAGCAGAAGAAAGTTGCGAGCGAAGCAAGGAGTGGCAAGTTtgccgagaagaagagaaaacgAAAGGAGCAGACGCAGAGCGAACGGCCTGCAAAGTCTCCTAAActcggtgatgatgctggcgccgaggaggctgTCGGCGAGTCTGCAGTTGCGCCAGCGGACACTGAGATGCCGGATgcgaaggagctggagccCGCAATCCCCGAACAAGATAAGGAACTGGGGGCTCAGCCAAGCAatggtgctgatgctgcgaaagagaagaagagctcTGGCGTGGAATTCACAATATTGGACGCTTTGTCTGCCAGCGGCCTTCGTGCTTTGCGCTATGCCCACGAAATCCCATTCCTCACCAAAGTAACCTCGAATGATCTCTTGAAGGTGGCCACCGAGTCAATCCAGCGCAATGCCATCCACAATGGCTTGGCTGACAAGATCAGTGTTTCCCACGACGATGCCCTTGCTCATATGTACTCGGTGGTTGTCGACGAGCTTCGCAAGCGCAGTGGGCGTGCTGGGAAGGCGATTATTGCCAGCAACAAGTACGACGTTATCGATCTTGACCCTTATGGAAGCGCTGCTCCGTTCCTTGATGCCGCTGTTCAAGCTATCAGGGACGATGGTGGGCTGCTTTGCGTCACCTGCACAGATTCTGGCGTTTGGGCCTCCAATGGCTATCCTGAAAAATGCTACGCGTTATACGGCGGTGTTCCGGTGAAGGGTTGGTACAGTCATGAGGTTGGGCTTCGTATTGTCCTGCATTCTATCGAGACCGCCGCAGCCAAGTACGGCCTCGCAATCGAGCCGCTCCTCTCACTATCAGTCGACTACTACATGAGAGTGTTTGTTCGCGTGACTAGGTCGCCAGCTATGGTCAAGTTCCAGGGAGGCAAGAATATGGTGGTTTATagttgtggtggaggatgcggtTCCTGGACCACCCAGCTTCTCATGAAGAATAAGCCAGCACCAAACAAGAAGGGAAGCGGCATTTTCTACAAGCACGGGTTTACGAAAGCGCCCACAGCGCCACCCCTTTGCGATCACTGTGGCTCGGTTACCCATCTTGCAGGGCCGATGTATGCAGGCCGGATCCATGACCCTGAGTTCGTTCAAAAGGTCATCGACGAGGCTAACGAGGCCTCACCCGAAATTTATGGAACACTCCCTAGAGTGAAGGGTATGCTGTACACAGCACTCGAGGAGTTCTTGCCGACTCCCCAAGAAGTCGAAGCTCAAAAGGACAGCGGCAAATTGGGCAaggtggtcaagaagaaggttaCGGAAGCTGAGCTGGCTGCCATTGACCCTTATCCTTTCTACTTCTACCCTGCGCAGGTGGCAGGCCTCATGAACTGCCAAAGCCCCCCAGAAGCACATTTGAAGGGCGCTCTCAAAGGTCTCGGGTATCGCGTTACTCGAAGCCATTGCAAGGCTGGCAGCATCAAGACCGATGCGCCATGGTCAGTCATCTTCCACGTCTTTCGAGAATGGGTCCGTCAAAAGGCACCTGTCAAGGAAGCCAATATCAAGGAGGGAAGTCTTGCCTGGAGACTTTTGCGCTTGGGGGAGAAGCAGGAGACAACCGAAGGGGGTCTCACGGAACCAACGAAAGTGGACGATGCGGTTTCCAAGATCACCGAGGTGGTCTTCGATGAGGAACTGGGCCGCGAGGAGAATAAGCAGAAGCTTGTGCGATACCAAATGAATCCGAAGGAGAACTGGGGCCCGATGAGCCGAGCCACTGGAAAGTGATGATGGCTCAGCGGAAGTTGCGGACAAAATAAATTGCATCAACAGGCAGAGCGTGGTTGGTGTCACCTACATGTCTGACATGTCGGAATCGTGGCTTGTGTTGGACACGGAATCGCGCAAGGAATACGACATCGAATGGAATCGGTGATGGAGTGGCTGACTGATAGAAACCAGGGGGGTTCCAACTTGCGACTCCTTGATTGCCAACTGTTGGTGTCTGGAGAATACTCCGTACTCCACTACCGTTGACCCCACCAAGGAACCACCCGGCAGGATGCTTGATAACGCAATCGGGCACTCGACTCTCGGTTGCGGACGTCCTTGCTTCAAAGGGGTGGTTTTGAGTGCAGCTCAAACCCTCTTACACCATCCATCAGTCTGGTGAGCGTTAGAAATCAAATATCCACCTCACAATTAAATTGTCAGTCATAAATTCCATATTTTGCTTTGTTTTCGCCCATTTTTCCAAGGTCAAAATGTCGTTCCTTTGCAGGCTCATGCCCCGAGCCTTCAGAAGGCGCACAGGCGCCAAAATGACTGTCGTTCACATGTCGAGAAATGCTGCCACAGCGACCCAGACgacaacagcagccacatcaacaccagccaacatcaccaacagcgATGATCTCAGCCAACTCAACCATGATCAAATTGTGTTCATTCTGCCTGCCACCAGAACAAACGTCCCCAGTGGCGACGGTTACTTGATCTACAGCCTCATCGAGGCGTCGCCTGAAACCATCAAAATCGACAATAGTGATGGTGTGGATGAAAAGCAACAGCCCTTCAAGCTCGAGGTAACACACGCCTCGCAACTACCGAAGGATCCGGACCTCGCCCAGCTCTTACTACCACAACACCCGACAGACGGGGAAGGATCCCAGCTCCCGCCGCCACATCTCCGATCGGACACCCACATCATTGTTAGTACCAGATCTGGCATCCGACTGGCTGTTCCCTTTTACGAGGTGGTTCTGAGGCCGTTGTTGGATGCGCTCGGACTTGAGGATAACCCAAAGTCCGAGCGGGGTTATCGATATGAGGTGACCATCACGGAAAACGAGCACACAATTCGGGATTTTGCCTCGACACATCTCTCCAAGGATAGGACGAGAAAGAGGACGGTTGTGCTGCTGagtggggatggaggggtggtggactTGCTGAATGGGATTGGGGAGGCGCAGGAGCATCATGATACCAATGAGGTGCCCACTGTTGGGATTTTGCCGTTGGGAACGGGGAATGCGCTTTTTCACAGCTTGCACAAGCTTGAATATGGGAGGTATCCAGAGGGGAAGGGGCCAAGCTCGTTGGTTTTGGGGCTGAGGACTTTGTTTACGGGGCGGCCGGAGAGGTTGCCGACTTTTAGGGCCGAGTTTTCTAGGGGGGCGAAGTTGATCGGGGCGCCCAAGCCGATTGTGAAGgacggggaggtggaggatgaggttggaaaagggttgaaggaggtggaTCATCTTGTGGGCGCGATTGTGGCTTCTTATGGGTTTCATGCAAGTTTGGTTTGGGAGAGTGATACACCTGCATATAGGGTTCATGGGGATAAGAGGTTCgggatggcggcgggggagttGTTAAAGGAGTCGCATGCCTATGATGCTGATGTCGAAGTGCGGCTGAAGGGTCAGGAGGAATTCAAGCcgttggtgaggaaggggaaaggtgaggaaggtggaAAATATGACTATGTGCTGGCAACCATGGTGTCAAACTTGGAGAAGACGTTTACGGTCAGTCCGGATAGCAAGCCGTTCGAGGGACAGCTGAGGTTGGTGCATTTTGGGGATGTGGGCGGGGAGAAGACGATGGAGATTATGCAGGCGGCCTACAGGGGAGGGGAGCACATCAAGATGGAGGAAGTTGGGtatgaggaggttgaggctgTAAAGGTAGTTATCAAAGAGGAAGATCCTAGGTGGCGGAAGGTGTGCATCGATGGCACTATTGTAgaggttgagaaggggggcTGGATGAAGGTtagaagggagaggagggagagacTGAAGGTTTTAGTTGAATAAGATGCTCCGTCTACTCAGGGGAGCAAGAGTTGATCTGGATGAGAGTATAGATGGCTGTAACTATGGGAAGAAGTAGGTTCTCAGGAGGCCTGTTGTGTGTCCATATTAGATACTGGAGTTATTAGCTATCCTCGTGTCAGGTGCCCCATTCGTTCAAGATTTTggcttccttccttccttgcTAAGGTTTGGACTAAACTGCTTGTGTTGTCGTTTGTCCCAACATATATACCAATTTCAAAATCTGATGCATCAACAACCAATGGTTTCGTGGTGTAGTTGGTTATCACGTCAGTCTAACACACTGAAGGTCTCCAGTTCGAGCCTGGACGAAATCAACCATTCCTCTTTTTCAATTTCTTTTTCATACCTTCTGCACCTCAGAAGGTGTCGCTCTGTTTTGTGTTTATTGCAGCTACAAAATTTCACGTAAATGCCATGGTGGTCATGCTTGTGGTATTAAGATTCGCTGCAGGTTCAGCCATACAAATAGGTGGTTCTTTCCCTGGGTGCAACCTTTCGCTTCCACTCCGGGGCAGGGTCTGTTTGACAGAAACCTTCCAAATTGCTGCTGGCCCCTCGTAACCTCTCTGGCCTGGGTGGTTGCAACTTGAACTGTATTGAAGACCTCGAGGTTGGATGTTCATAACTAGGCCCCACGCTCCAACGACCATGGCCAGTCTCGCATACACAGACAAGACAACGACGAAAAACATGGCTGATGATCTGATGCCCTCGGGAAGCAACCAAAGAGCAACAGCATCGAACCATAACCCTTTCCCGACCCTCCTTTATAAATGATGGCAATTGTATTGACCTGATCTTCACGATCCAGATGTCGACAACCGCCTGTGCCACCCCATCCGATGATAGCGCAACGGCGCCTTCCCCACTCGTGCTCGAACTGTCCGTCGTTCACTGCAAATCGATCAAACCCACAGCGGCAGCTAATCGAATCCACGGTGTTTGGGTGTGTCTGGTGACGAAATCGAGACGAAAAGGGGGATCTTGTAAGGCTCGGCCCGAATACAACCCTGATGCTGTGGATAGGGCTGGCAGGGTCGCATCCCATCACGGCACTCAGCAATTGACGATTAACGACGATGCGATGACCCGCTCGCATCTGCTATCATCGGGATCCGCTTTGATTAACCGACTTGAGAGTCGACAACAACTTTGTTCTTTGAAGCTCTTCATGGCGAGATTGGTGACAAAGAAGCAACCAAAGCGGCTCACGGAATCTGCCATTTCGGACACTCGCGGTTTCTCTGGTAGCACGTGGAGCTGCAGTTGCAGCTGCGGAACAAGCCTCACAAGGGAGATCTCGTTTGTGGCTCTGTTACAACCTGCCAAGCCATGTCAGCGTTGTAAGCACATGAGCACGGTTGGTCACGCAACCACGGCGACCCACGAGGCCAGGAGCGACCCCGAGACAATTGATCGCGGGGTATGGCGTCGAGAGAAATGGCACAAGACCTGCGGGCAGGAGGACACTGGACGACCAGGTAATGATAGCACCTGGGATGGCACCTGTGATGCGGTGTCTCAAGCGAGTCACCGGGACACAGTTCCCCAACAAGCTCGGCCTATTGCTTGAGAATTATTTAAGAGTAGCGAGTTTCCCTCGCTACTTATACTAGTCCTAACCTAAATAATTCTTAATctaaatttttatttaatttttgAAGAAAAAACTAATATACATTACGCTgtttttattacttaaataTAGCTTAACTTTTTACTAATATAAATTCTATATTAGtaaacttttattttaacgtattaaagtaaaagttTAGGcataatattttaaaaggttttatttagatagttattttatattactaaacAGTATTTCAAATAATTATATCGACGCtaaacttttttattataattaaaaaaaacgCTACTTACGACACTAAGCGATTTTAAGAAGAGAATAAAAGACTTTTTAAAGCAATTAGTACCGCTAAAGTAATTATTATAAACTTTAACAAAAATTGACGGCTTAAGTTCCCAGAACTACTTTAATATAACagtataaagaaaattatATAATGTCACAGACcaactatatagtaaagcAAGATGGAGACTGCAGCTGGTTATAGTAGCCAATTAAGTAGAAAGAAACGACGGAACTGCAGAACAGTAGGGCGCTCACTCTTAGCAGAAGTAAGCCGGCTTACCTGGCTCACTAGTAAGCGTAGTAAGCCAGGTACGGAGGTACTTGGAGGAtagaggtctatatatacggaggaactggctagtatagatagatagttccgcagtatacaatacaagtcacaattattagtatttaaactattataattgAGACAAGCTATTATTGtacactatttagctataccgaaccaggattattcagaagtgcctttaaccggTATCCCTTTCAAAGGTTCTGGATAAAAGTTTATTACATATAAAGCtactatatttaaatataagcttttattattttctatagtAATAAATTACttaaggtaataaataaagttatatatataattacttttttagtttaattttttttatttaatttaaatctttttaacgaaattactTAAGAAAAGGCTTGTCGATTACAACCCTAATACgaaaaataattttttaaGCTATGCTACTTTCGAAAAAAAGCTTAAAGCAAACTTTGAAAAATCCCGACGAGGAACGTATTATtaactaatatttatataactttCGCTAAAAGGAATTAATATCAAATTACGCTGTAAAGTTTAAATAAATtagtttataattaaattaaaaaaaatagacCTGAAATAATTGTATTTGACTATAGGtaaaagaataaaaacaaaataaatttattaaagtaaaactaatttaaaaaatctataaattatattataataatagtttatattaataatCGATTAATTGAGAGATATTTACAAAACTAAACTAGTTTAATTTGactttattaaatttatataagtaaataagTTTCTTTACGCTAAAGAAATACTTTATAAGAAACCTATTGTAGAGTTGCAAAATTCGACGCGATATAGTATTAAcctataaaaaaaagaattagATACCTTAATTAcagaaaattaaaatattactGTAAAGACTATATTAAACAATAATAACCGTAAAAGAAAGCTTTAGTTACGATTTATCGAGGCCCCGGTAACGAACAGCTTTTAAGTACCTAATAATCTCATTTAAAATACCCGATTTTTCCgtaattaaagaatttaatatagtttttcaACTTAAACTGcttttaaactatatttatcTTTATAGATCTTGTAAAGGTAGTCCCTGAACTATAAATTCCGTAACActagtttttttattattaagttaATACGCTTTTTATTTGTATAAATCTTTACGTTTTTTTcggtattaatattattaatcgttaatataaaCTACtgttataatatatttattactaACTTTCGGTTATTTCTATTagtataatttatttttacttttttctataagcttattataaaattattatgttaattctttattataaattttattataaagtatatattaaaatatagcttttgTTTATagattttacagtgtatctaAGCCctgtatattacagggcTTTAAAGGCAATACGATGGCTTAAATTAAtagtgtttagggactgcggttaccggagcggaggctcggcctccggaagcaatcGAGGTCCTAGAAGGCTAagcgctaaggccggtgccctACAGTAGTTAAACGGTAGTAGTAACGTGCCCTGTAGTGattaaacggtagcggcaacgtggcctgtaacgtagcccctaaccttatatttggTTTGCGaatttagcgggcgttcgggcccGGAAAGCGCGCGTTTAGGCCCGGGAATAGAGTTACCCTCGGGGAGCAAGTAAAAGGCCGATAgcctataagacctctgCCTCATACCCTATCcactatagtattttttagtctataaggttcaattaatatactagtttactatacttattagtGCCTTACAAGCCTATATTACAGtgattttcttttatatattataaggcGCCGCCTCtgtaatcctccttcctttagTGCTACGGtaactgtcgaatgctgcagttaAAGTTTTCTTCGCTCTTagtgtactgcgccgatagctatttgagcctatatttatagGCTTTATTAGCATCTACTTTAATAGTACATTtaccttaaataatataatataatcggGAATAAACCGGATTTActtaaagttaattaattgtttttaaatatacttacttttattatattttttaaatactgATTTAAGGTGCGGCcataggcctaagggtttaagtaaggaagtggggctctcggaggattcgggggtttaggagttatatatataagcggtttgcttcggacattctattttaaataggacatcgacttttatttctttatatttttataactTATACGTATataggcaattctggccctctaattaggccgattaggtgcttattatcTGGCCTGCGAGtctataaagtcttttctttgtcctacgtagagtgcggcctgcgagcgagctactattacgcaagtatatttatttagagaccttattaaaggtatatttaaggtattatagttagtttatatatttttttactattttaatactTCTTTAATTTTTGTAAATCTTAGAAActtaaaatactttttaataatatttttccttttattatatttattatcgAAGtaattttttaaaattagttataacgaacctctatctagaacctctgaaaggaaTACTagttaaatatagttttaaaATTTTTtagttcggtacagctaaataatatagaataatagcttattttaatCATAATAGTctaaatactaacgattataacttatattatatactgcggaactatctatctatactagctagtttctccgtatatatagtccttatacTAAGCCGTAATTAGTTTTCTAAGGCCACTAATTACCTTTGCTTAGTCTGCTTAGTGCCTTAACTATACTAATTACTTTACTTAGTCTATTTAATGCCCTAATCGTATTAATTACTCGTCTTTTACGGTAATTAGCTCCCCTATACGTTTTCCTAATTGGCCCCTATTCCCGTAGCCCCACAACCGTCCTATACTAAAGTTATAATATTAgtttaaactaaataaatactttattttaagtttcatataatatatattaaaatagtaagaaaatatataaatataaccACGacactataaatatattctTAATAGGtccctaaataaatatacctgcgtaatagtagctcgctcgcaggctGCACTTTACGCACcataaagaaaaaaaaactataggCTTGcaagctatataataaacaCCGCATTAAACTAATTAGATAGCCAGAATTGCCTTCACGCGTGCAAAATACAAAATACAAAGTAACAAAAGTCGATGtcttatttaaaataaaatattagAAGTAAActgtttatatatataacccctaaactTCCAAATCTTTTAAAAGCCCTACTTTCTTAC is a window of Podospora pseudopauciseta strain CBS 411.78 chromosome 1, whole genome shotgun sequence DNA encoding:
- the TRM1 gene encoding RNA methyltransferase tRNA(m5U54)methyltransferase (EggNog:ENOG503NUG5; BUSCO:EOG09261H5E; COG:J) gives rise to the protein MRLSLFSASYRSIVGNFYRPRRSYYLPHVSAFPLFKRTHSVLCAMSDDELPGLDATPANGQRIKHDNVIYTTVKEGLAHILVPEQKDAKDGQEVQQVFYNPIQQFNRDLTVLAMKAYGKEKVKQKKVASEARSGKFAEKKRKRKEQTQSERPAKSPKLGDDAGAEEAVGESAVAPADTEMPDAKELEPAIPEQDKELGAQPSNGADAAKEKKSSGVEFTILDALSASGLRALRYAHEIPFLTKVTSNDLLKVATESIQRNAIHNGLADKISVSHDDALAHMYSVVVDELRKRSGRAGKAIIASNKYDVIDLDPYGSAAPFLDAAVQAIRDDGGLLCVTCTDSGVWASNGYPEKCYALYGGVPVKGWYSHEVGLRIVLHSIETAAAKYGLAIEPLLSLSVDYYMRVFVRVTRSPAMVKFQGGKNMVVYSCGGGCGSWTTQLLMKNKPAPNKKGSGIFYKHGFTKAPTAPPLCDHCGSVTHLAGPMYAGRIHDPEFVQKVIDEANEASPEIYGTLPRVKGMLYTALEEFLPTPQEVEAQKDSGKLGKVVKKKVTEAELAAIDPYPFYFYPAQVAGLMNCQSPPEAHLKGALKGLGYRVTRSHCKAGSIKTDAPWSVIFHVFREWVRQKAPVKEANIKEGSLAWRLLRLGEKQETTEGGLTEPTKVDDAVSKITEVVFDEELGREENKQKLVRYQMNPKENWGPMSRATGK
- a CDS encoding hypothetical protein (EggNog:ENOG503NVCK; COG:E) codes for the protein MSFLCRLMPRAFRRRTGAKMTVVHMSRNAATATQTTTAATSTPANITNSDDLSQLNHDQIVFILPATRTNVPSGDGYLIYSLIEASPETIKIDNSDGVDEKQQPFKLEVTHASQLPKDPDLAQLLLPQHPTDGEGSQLPPPHLRSDTHIIVSTRSGIRLAVPFYEVVLRPLLDALGLEDNPKSERGYRYEVTITENEHTIRDFASTHLSKDRTRKRTVVLLSGDGGVVDLLNGIGEAQEHHDTNEVPTVGILPLGTGNALFHSLHKLEYGRYPEGKGPSSLVLGLRTLFTGRPERLPTFRAEFSRGAKLIGAPKPIVKDGEVEDEVGKGLKEVDHLVGAIVASYGFHASLVWESDTPAYRVHGDKRFGMAAGELLKESHAYDADVEVRLKGQEEFKPLVRKGKGEEGGKYDYVLATMVSNLEKTFTVSPDSKPFEGQLRLVHFGDVGGEKTMEIMQAAYRGGEHIKMEEVGYEEVEAVKVVIKEEDPRWRKVCIDGTIVEVEKGGWMKVRRERRERLKVLVE